A genomic window from Gemmatimonadota bacterium includes:
- a CDS encoding response regulator produces the protein MTKILTIDSEEAAVNRIVKILESNDYQAQSATTWTEAVDAIAHGQPDLVLLNLEMPIVHGDVLIEFIREEGFEMPVIAVSFPVEEAEATALMEQGVYSIVEKPFEDKTLIEKIERVLEIAKSEEVEPDISADAEETEEGEKVSEENTEDGEEAEAPSEAPSDDEGKSESFLKQPRDLRASSRAKMSKRKKIIMFAIIGFYVLMGVFAIMYFFTDEVPAFVGRILSNW, from the coding sequence ATGACAAAAATTTTGACTATTGACAGTGAAGAAGCCGCTGTAAACCGGATTGTCAAGATTCTCGAATCCAATGATTATCAGGCACAGAGCGCGACAACGTGGACCGAAGCGGTTGATGCGATCGCGCACGGACAACCCGATCTGGTGTTGCTCAATCTCGAGATGCCGATTGTTCACGGCGATGTGTTGATCGAATTTATTCGCGAAGAAGGCTTTGAAATGCCGGTGATTGCGGTATCGTTCCCCGTTGAGGAAGCAGAAGCCACAGCACTCATGGAACAGGGTGTTTACAGTATTGTTGAAAAACCATTTGAAGACAAGACACTCATCGAAAAAATAGAGCGCGTACTCGAAATAGCCAAATCAGAAGAAGTAGAACCGGATATATCTGCAGATGCAGAAGAGACCGAGGAGGGAGAGAAAGTATCGGAGGAAAATACTGAAGACGGAGAAGAGGCGGAAGCACCATCGGAAGCGCCCTCTGATGATGAAGGTAAATCAGAGTCTTTCCTCAAACAACCGCGCGATCTGAGAGCTTCGTCGCGTGCCAAAATGAGCAAGCGCAAAAAAATTATTATGTTCGCCATAATCGGGTTCTATGTTCTCATGGGGGTCTTTGCCATCATGTATTTTTTTACAGACGAAGTCCCGGCATTTGTAGGTCGGATACTCAGTAACTGGTAG
- a CDS encoding Gfo/Idh/MocA family oxidoreductase, with protein sequence MGLNVAVVGLGGIGNRHATIYNGHDQCNLAAVCDIDQKRADAAASQYGARAFYTVRDMMDAGLDITVASVATAGHENGGDHYKPTMELLEAGVHVLGEKPISNNIDEAKEMVAKARKKNLRYGIDLNHRFTPAAARAKEWVDQGRLGEINIINMTMWINNPRETSPWFHIRALHPHSIDVMRYFCGDIEKVSAFFKRGVDNDGNRRVCWSNMQLNMRFADGTVGNLTGSYDATGPGGSYGLERLEVVGSDARFVLEEACEHLHFHPRRSMELERYDYIGGMMAFSETFQSRIGRWIEQNLEDVSPEDIEGSGEEALKAQMVIEAAIKSWETDAVVAVEDV encoded by the coding sequence ATGGGATTAAACGTCGCCGTGGTCGGTTTGGGGGGGATTGGCAACCGACACGCCACTATTTATAATGGTCACGACCAATGCAATCTCGCTGCTGTTTGCGATATAGACCAAAAACGCGCAGACGCCGCCGCGTCGCAATACGGTGCCAGGGCATTTTACACTGTGCGAGATATGATGGACGCGGGCCTGGATATCACTGTGGCAAGTGTTGCGACTGCCGGTCATGAAAATGGTGGCGACCACTACAAACCCACGATGGAACTCCTGGAAGCGGGTGTTCATGTACTCGGGGAAAAACCGATTTCGAATAATATTGACGAGGCAAAAGAGATGGTCGCCAAGGCGCGAAAGAAAAATTTGCGCTACGGCATTGATCTCAATCATCGGTTTACGCCTGCTGCTGCACGCGCCAAAGAATGGGTTGATCAGGGTCGCCTGGGCGAGATCAATATCATCAATATGACCATGTGGATCAATAACCCCCGAGAAACGTCGCCGTGGTTCCACATTCGCGCCCTGCACCCGCACTCTATTGACGTTATGCGCTACTTTTGTGGCGATATTGAAAAGGTGAGTGCTTTTTTTAAGCGCGGGGTAGATAACGATGGCAATCGCCGCGTGTGCTGGTCGAATATGCAACTCAATATGCGCTTTGCAGACGGTACGGTGGGTAATCTCACCGGAAGTTATGACGCTACGGGGCCGGGCGGTTCTTATGGCCTTGAACGCCTCGAGGTTGTGGGATCAGACGCCCGCTTTGTGCTCGAAGAAGCCTGTGAACATCTGCACTTTCACCCCCGCCGCTCAATGGAACTCGAACGCTATGACTACATCGGCGGTATGATGGCGTTCAGCGAGACATTTCAAAGTCGCATTGGGCGGTGGATAGAGCAAAACCTCGAAGATGTATCTCCCGAAGATATCGAGGGTTCGGGTGAAGAAGCACTCAAAGCACAGATGGTTATTGAAGCGGCGATAAAATCGTGGGAGACGGATGCGGTCGTTGCTGTTGAAGATGTGTGA
- the glgP gene encoding alpha-glucan family phosphorylase, whose protein sequence is MKPISTFVVKPSLPKALQGLEALAYNLRWAWDPDTMDLFRRIDPILWETVYHNPVRMLNDISQERLNQLSENPGFMAHFKRVSESFRAFMDGETYFHSAHGKTASDIQIAYFSAEFGLTESLPIYSGGLGVLAGDHLKSASTLGLPFAAVGLLYQHGYFNQYLTNDGWQQEEYTENDYYALPVQIVRDERGRDITITLAFPEAEARVRIWKVQVGRIPLYLLDTNLMENPPSIREITAQLYGGDSETRIRQEILLGIGGVRALNALGLQPTVCHMNEGHSAFLGLERIRQAMHTDGATFDQAAEYTSAGHVFTTHTPVPAGHDVFPVSLIEKYFRSYAHELGLSMPAFLALGQGGPQRAGDGFNMTVLAFRLSSYRNGVSKLHGEVSRNMWQSLWPGLPKNEIPIESITNGVHIASHISQQMRALEDNYMGPRRLEEPHDQSVWETIDHIPPEELWRVHERRRERLVAFARQRLRKQLQRETASSIDMARADEVLTADALTIGFARRFATYKRATLLFHDLERLTRILCNEERPVQVIFAGKAHPQDHAGKEFIQEIFSLTQREYLHRRLVFIENYDMCVARYLVQGVDIWLNTPMRPQEASGTSGMKAVANGALNLSVLDGWWAEAYQPELGWEIGHGKEYDDPAYQNQIEARAIYNILEKEAVPLFYNRGVDGLPRGWIARMKNAMRVLCPKFNTHRMVQEYTERFYLKAHARSKNLSDNNGARASALAEWKDRVRHGWGDVAIRSVTSSQMQTSHVGDKIEIRADVALGDLAVEDVAVEIFHGQVGTEGQIVQGESLPMVLVDSHTFVGHLSLQKSGRWGYTVRIRPHHEDLNSICDTGLITWA, encoded by the coding sequence GTGAAACCAATTTCTACTTTTGTGGTCAAACCTTCGCTTCCCAAAGCGCTTCAGGGCCTGGAAGCACTGGCGTATAATCTGCGCTGGGCCTGGGATCCGGATACGATGGATCTGTTTCGACGCATTGATCCCATTCTCTGGGAAACAGTTTATCACAATCCAGTGCGCATGCTCAATGACATCAGCCAGGAACGCCTGAATCAACTTTCTGAAAATCCGGGATTCATGGCGCATTTTAAGCGGGTGTCTGAGTCTTTCCGCGCGTTTATGGATGGGGAGACCTATTTTCACTCTGCCCATGGCAAAACAGCGTCCGATATTCAAATCGCCTATTTCTCTGCGGAGTTTGGTCTTACCGAGAGCCTGCCGATTTATTCGGGTGGTCTGGGTGTGTTGGCCGGAGATCATCTCAAGTCTGCGAGTACACTGGGGTTGCCTTTTGCTGCGGTGGGTCTGCTGTATCAACACGGCTATTTCAATCAGTATCTCACAAATGACGGTTGGCAGCAAGAAGAATATACGGAAAATGACTATTACGCACTGCCCGTCCAGATTGTTCGCGATGAACGCGGGCGGGATATTACCATTACTCTCGCATTTCCCGAGGCAGAAGCGCGGGTGCGAATATGGAAAGTGCAGGTTGGGCGCATTCCCCTGTACTTGCTCGATACCAACTTGATGGAAAACCCGCCGTCTATCCGCGAAATTACGGCGCAACTTTACGGTGGGGATAGTGAAACGCGCATTCGGCAGGAAATTCTGCTGGGTATTGGCGGCGTGCGCGCGCTCAACGCATTGGGTCTGCAGCCCACCGTATGCCACATGAATGAAGGGCATTCGGCTTTTCTGGGGCTGGAGCGCATCCGACAGGCGATGCACACCGATGGTGCCACATTTGATCAGGCCGCAGAGTACACGTCAGCAGGTCACGTTTTTACGACTCATACCCCGGTTCCGGCCGGGCACGATGTTTTTCCCGTTTCTCTGATCGAAAAATACTTCAGGTCCTATGCGCATGAACTCGGTCTTTCCATGCCTGCGTTTCTCGCTTTGGGACAGGGAGGTCCCCAAAGAGCTGGCGACGGTTTTAACATGACTGTGCTCGCGTTCAGGCTGTCGTCCTATCGCAATGGCGTCAGCAAACTCCACGGCGAGGTCTCGCGCAATATGTGGCAATCGCTGTGGCCCGGGTTGCCGAAGAATGAAATCCCCATCGAGTCGATTACCAATGGCGTTCACATTGCTTCCCATATTTCGCAACAGATGCGCGCGCTTGAGGACAATTATATGGGACCTCGGCGCCTGGAGGAACCGCACGATCAGAGTGTGTGGGAGACGATAGACCATATCCCGCCCGAAGAACTCTGGCGCGTCCACGAGCGCAGGAGAGAACGCCTCGTTGCATTTGCCCGTCAACGTCTCAGAAAGCAGTTGCAGAGAGAAACAGCGTCGTCAATCGATATGGCGCGCGCCGACGAGGTCCTGACTGCCGATGCGCTTACGATTGGTTTTGCCAGGCGTTTTGCAACGTATAAGCGCGCGACACTTTTGTTTCACGATCTCGAAAGGCTCACGCGCATCCTGTGCAATGAGGAACGTCCTGTTCAGGTTATTTTTGCGGGCAAGGCGCATCCGCAAGACCACGCGGGGAAGGAATTTATCCAGGAAATTTTCAGTCTTACGCAGCGCGAGTATCTCCATCGCCGTCTGGTTTTTATCGAAAATTACGATATGTGTGTGGCGCGTTATCTCGTGCAAGGAGTCGATATCTGGCTGAATACGCCGATGAGACCCCAGGAAGCGAGCGGTACCAGTGGCATGAAAGCCGTTGCCAATGGCGCGCTAAATCTCAGTGTGCTCGATGGCTGGTGGGCAGAAGCCTATCAACCGGAATTGGGCTGGGAGATCGGTCACGGCAAAGAATACGACGATCCGGCATATCAGAACCAGATTGAAGCGCGGGCAATTTACAATATTCTCGAGAAAGAAGCCGTGCCGCTTTTTTACAATCGCGGTGTGGATGGGTTGCCCAGAGGATGGATCGCCCGGATGAAAAACGCCATGCGCGTGTTGTGTCCAAAGTTCAATACCCATCGCATGGTGCAGGAATATACCGAGCGGTTCTACTTGAAGGCGCATGCGCGATCAAAAAATCTTTCGGATAACAATGGCGCAAGAGCCAGTGCTCTGGCTGAATGGAAAGATAGGGTTCGCCATGGGTGGGGGGATGTCGCGATCCGTTCTGTAACGTCGAGCCAGATGCAAACATCGCATGTGGGCGATAAGATCGAAATTCGCGCAGATGTCGCGCTGGGCGACCTGGCTGTAGAGGATGTGGCTGTCGAGATTTTTCACGGGCAGGTCGGCACAGAGGGGCAAATTGTCCAGGGCGAGTCGCTGCCGATGGTGCTTGTGGATTCCCATACTTTTGTGGGGCACCTGTCTTTGCAAAAGAGCGGCCGGTGGGGCTATACGGTTCGCATTCGCCCGCACCACGAGGACCTCAATTCAATATGTGATACCGGGTTAATTACCTGGGCGTAA
- a CDS encoding RelA/SpoT family protein, with product MTKLSQKSLADDPTFDAFLQHALQSRSDHNVELLTRAFYFARKAHQDHFRKSGQPYIVHALEVGRILIDLNQDTATLVAGILHDTIAHGTATHAQIARHFGSHIADLVDGVTRIKDLTFQSQEAEQAENFRKMFLSLINDLRVVLIKFCERLHNMRTLDPLPPETRERMARESLDIYAPLAHRLGIARIRWELEDLALKWLEPKAYRAISKKIRLKRREREAYIEEMRVPLEKILKEANIRGEITGRPKNFFSIHRKMQTRSKAFEDIYDLLAIRILVDTVQECYHVLGMIHSLYTPVMPRFKDFIATPKSNMYQSLHTTVIGPRGLMIEVQIRTHEMHQTAEEGIAAHWLYKEGSPERTELDQHIDGLRNMLEWQGETSDPQEIIEELKVDLFSNEIYVFTPQGDLIQLPDEATPVDFAFAVHTEIGNRCVGARIDSQMVPLSTPLETGQTVEIITSPHQRPHRDWLDFVKSAKARSCIRRVLREWETDQTETFTATIQVTGRDRTNLLSDMTQVMSNLGVPIVGASIETEREEFNNQFQVEIKNADHLEELLQNLRRIPNVMSAYLQSP from the coding sequence ATGACCAAACTCTCCCAAAAATCCCTCGCAGATGATCCCACCTTTGATGCGTTTCTCCAGCATGCTCTTCAAAGTCGTTCCGATCACAATGTAGAACTCTTGACCCGCGCCTTTTATTTTGCCAGGAAGGCACATCAGGATCATTTTCGCAAGTCGGGCCAGCCGTATATTGTTCACGCGCTTGAGGTCGGGCGTATTCTTATCGATCTCAATCAGGATACTGCAACTCTGGTGGCTGGTATTTTGCACGATACCATAGCGCACGGCACAGCAACCCACGCACAAATCGCGCGTCATTTTGGTTCTCATATTGCCGATCTGGTTGACGGTGTGACCAGGATCAAAGATCTGACCTTCCAATCGCAAGAGGCCGAGCAAGCTGAGAATTTCCGCAAGATGTTTCTGTCTTTGATCAACGACTTGCGCGTTGTTCTCATTAAGTTTTGCGAGCGCCTGCACAATATGCGTACGCTGGATCCCCTGCCTCCTGAAACGCGCGAGCGCATGGCGCGCGAGAGTCTGGATATTTACGCGCCTCTGGCGCACCGTTTGGGGATTGCGCGTATTCGGTGGGAGCTTGAAGACCTGGCTCTCAAGTGGCTCGAACCCAAAGCCTATCGCGCGATTAGCAAAAAGATCCGCCTCAAGAGACGTGAGCGCGAGGCTTATATCGAAGAGATGCGCGTGCCGCTGGAAAAAATACTCAAGGAAGCAAATATTCGAGGGGAGATCACGGGACGTCCCAAGAATTTCTTCAGTATTCACCGAAAGATGCAGACGCGGAGCAAAGCTTTTGAAGATATTTACGATCTGTTGGCTATTCGCATACTGGTCGATACGGTTCAGGAATGTTATCACGTCCTGGGTATGATTCACTCGCTCTATACGCCGGTTATGCCCCGTTTTAAGGATTTCATTGCAACGCCTAAGAGCAATATGTATCAGTCTTTGCACACGACGGTGATAGGCCCGCGCGGGTTGATGATCGAGGTGCAGATACGCACCCACGAGATGCACCAGACAGCAGAGGAGGGTATTGCAGCACACTGGCTTTACAAAGAGGGGTCTCCAGAAAGGACAGAACTCGATCAACACATAGATGGGCTTCGCAATATGCTCGAGTGGCAGGGGGAGACATCAGATCCCCAGGAGATTATCGAAGAACTCAAGGTCGATCTTTTTTCAAACGAGATTTATGTTTTTACACCTCAGGGCGATCTGATTCAGCTTCCCGATGAGGCCACGCCCGTCGATTTTGCCTTTGCAGTGCATACCGAAATTGGCAATCGCTGCGTGGGTGCCCGCATTGACAGTCAGATGGTGCCACTTTCTACGCCGCTTGAGACAGGGCAGACGGTTGAGATTATTACGTCGCCGCACCAGCGTCCACACCGCGATTGGCTCGATTTTGTCAAGAGTGCCAAGGCGCGAAGTTGTATTCGCCGGGTTCTGCGCGAATGGGAAACCGATCAGACAGAGACTTTTACTGCTACCATCCAGGTCACGGGTAGGGATCGCACCAATTTGTTGTCCGATATGACGCAGGTTATGTCCAATCTCGGTGTTCCCATTGTGGGGGCCAGTATCGAGACTGAGCGCGAGGAATTTAACAACCAATTCCAGGTAGAGATCAAAAATGCCGATCACCTCGAAGAACTTCTGCAAAATCTCCGCAGGATTCCCAATGTCATGTCTGCTTATCTGCAAAGCCCGTAA